One genomic segment of Devosia sp. includes these proteins:
- the urtD gene encoding urea ABC transporter ATP-binding protein UrtD yields MTASKDTMLYLDGVSVAFDGFKAINNLSIIVGPAEMLAIIGPNGAGKTTMMDIITGKTRPDAGEVLFDGRTDLTKLDEAAIANLGIGRKFQKPTVFESHTVWDNLEMALKKPRGIFPTLFYTASQDDIVRITEILETVRLLARKDELAANLSHGQKQWLEIGMLLAQDPKLLLVDEPVAGMTDSETEETAKLLREIATTRSVVVVEHDMSFVRDLGSRVVCLAEGAVLAEGTLDQVSANPVVIERYLGR; encoded by the coding sequence ATGACCGCCTCCAAGGACACCATGCTTTACCTCGATGGCGTGTCCGTCGCCTTCGACGGCTTCAAGGCCATCAACAACCTCTCCATCATTGTCGGCCCCGCCGAAATGCTGGCCATTATCGGGCCCAACGGCGCCGGCAAGACCACCATGATGGACATCATCACCGGCAAGACCCGGCCCGATGCCGGCGAGGTTCTGTTCGACGGCCGCACCGACCTGACAAAACTGGACGAGGCGGCGATCGCCAATCTGGGCATCGGCCGGAAATTCCAGAAACCCACCGTGTTCGAAAGCCACACGGTCTGGGACAATCTCGAAATGGCCCTGAAGAAACCGCGCGGCATCTTCCCGACGCTGTTCTACACGGCCAGTCAGGACGACATCGTCCGCATCACGGAAATCCTCGAAACGGTCCGCCTGCTGGCGCGCAAGGATGAACTTGCCGCCAATCTCAGCCACGGCCAGAAGCAATGGCTCGAGATCGGCATGTTGCTGGCCCAGGATCCAAAGCTCCTGCTCGTTGACGAACCGGTCGCCGGCATGACCGATAGCGAAACCGAGGAAACCGCCAAGCTATTGCGGGAAATTGCAACCACGCGCTCCGTGGTCGTGGTCGAGCATGACATGAGTTTCGTGCGCGATCTCGGCTCGCGCGTCGTCTGCCTCGCCGAAGGCGCCGTCCTGGCCGAAGGAACCCTGGACCAGGTCAGCGCCAATCCAGTGGTCATCGAAAGGTATCTGGGGAGATGA
- the urtA gene encoding urea ABC transporter substrate-binding protein yields the protein MNNFSAKCALLAAVLAGSVSLTAVPAMAQDDTIKVGILHSLSGTMAISETTLKDTMLFLIEQQNAKGGVLGKQLEPVVVDIASDWPLAAELARQLIEVDGVDAVFGCWTSVCRKSVLPVFEELNSLLFYPVQYEGEESQRNVFYTGASPNQQAIPAVDYLMNEEGVERWVLAGTDYVYPQTTNKILEQYLLDKGVAAEDIMINYTPFGHSDWQTIVSDIKAFGSEGKKTAVVSTINGDANVPFYRELGNQGIAAEDIPVVAFSVGEEELSGFDTTPLVGHLAAWNYFMSVDTPENEEFIAAWQDFIGSTDRVTNDPMEAHMIGFNLWVAAVEAAGTTDADAVIDSIVGLETPNLTGGIATMLPNHHITKPVLIGEIQDDGQFFVVWETEDLVPGDAWSDFLPESKMLEADWTAPINCGNYNTETETCGSAAQ from the coding sequence ATGAACAACTTCAGCGCGAAATGCGCTCTGCTCGCCGCCGTCCTGGCCGGCAGCGTTTCGCTCACCGCCGTGCCGGCCATGGCGCAGGACGACACCATCAAGGTCGGCATCCTGCACTCGCTTTCGGGCACGATGGCCATTTCCGAAACCACGCTCAAGGACACCATGCTGTTCCTGATTGAGCAGCAGAACGCCAAGGGCGGCGTGCTCGGCAAGCAGCTCGAACCCGTCGTGGTCGACATTGCTTCGGATTGGCCGCTGGCCGCCGAACTCGCCCGCCAGCTGATCGAAGTCGATGGCGTCGATGCCGTCTTCGGCTGCTGGACCTCGGTCTGCCGCAAGTCGGTACTGCCGGTGTTTGAAGAACTCAATTCGCTGCTCTTCTACCCCGTGCAGTACGAGGGCGAAGAATCCCAGCGCAACGTGTTCTATACCGGCGCTTCCCCGAACCAGCAGGCCATTCCGGCCGTCGACTACCTGATGAACGAAGAAGGCGTCGAGCGCTGGGTCCTGGCCGGCACCGACTATGTCTATCCGCAGACCACCAACAAGATTCTCGAGCAATACCTGCTCGACAAGGGTGTGGCCGCCGAAGACATCATGATCAACTACACGCCTTTCGGTCACTCTGATTGGCAGACCATCGTCTCCGACATCAAGGCCTTCGGCTCGGAAGGCAAGAAGACCGCCGTGGTCTCCACCATCAACGGCGACGCCAACGTTCCCTTCTACCGTGAACTGGGCAACCAGGGCATTGCCGCCGAGGACATCCCGGTCGTGGCCTTCTCGGTCGGCGAGGAAGAGCTCTCCGGCTTCGACACCACCCCGCTGGTCGGCCATCTCGCCGCCTGGAACTACTTCATGTCGGTCGATACCCCCGAGAACGAAGAGTTCATCGCCGCCTGGCAGGACTTTATCGGCTCGACCGATCGCGTCACCAATGACCCGATGGAAGCCCACATGATCGGCTTCAACCTCTGGGTTGCGGCAGTCGAAGCCGCCGGCACCACCGATGCCGACGCCGTCATCGACTCCATCGTTGGCCTCGAAACCCCGAACCTGACTGGCGGCATCGCCACCATGCTCCCGAACCACCACATCACCAAGCCGGTGCTGATCGGTGAAATCCAGGACGACGGCCAGTTCTTCGTGGTCTGGGAAACCGAAGACCTCGTCCCCGGCGACGCATGGTCCGACTTCCTGCCCGAGTCCAAGATGCTCGAAGCCGATTGGACCGCCCCGATCAACTGCGGAAACTACAATACCGAAACCGAAACCTGCGGTTCGGCTGCGCAGTAA
- a CDS encoding urease accessory protein UreD, which produces MIDTTPALQRARGVGRICTKLSQTGQTRLDRLYQDGCGKIRLPNTHGNSLEAVFINTAGGITGGDHLQWSAEVAEDGHLVVTTQACERSYRSTGDIGRVENTLSVGPGAHLDWLPQETILYAGSKLTRRLDVDLAEGATLTAIEAVLLGRDAMGEDARDAVLRDNWRIHRNGRLLHAEATRLSGAGPERDSIALLDGCRAFATIVHIARNADRAEGIVKTLRAAMPIDQAIAASSVAERVVIRAMAPTGLALRRLIVPILVTLTGAGALPRLWHL; this is translated from the coding sequence GTGATCGACACTACCCCTGCGCTGCAGCGCGCGCGGGGCGTCGGCCGCATATGCACCAAGCTCAGCCAGACCGGCCAAACCCGGCTCGACCGACTCTATCAGGACGGCTGCGGCAAGATCCGGCTGCCCAATACCCACGGCAACAGCCTTGAAGCCGTGTTCATCAACACCGCCGGCGGCATCACCGGTGGCGACCATTTGCAATGGTCGGCTGAGGTCGCCGAGGACGGCCACCTCGTCGTCACCACCCAGGCTTGCGAGCGCAGCTATCGGTCCACCGGCGACATTGGCCGGGTCGAGAACACGCTATCGGTCGGTCCGGGCGCACATCTCGATTGGCTGCCGCAGGAAACCATTCTCTATGCCGGCAGCAAGCTCACCCGCCGGCTGGATGTGGACCTGGCTGAGGGCGCGACGCTCACGGCCATCGAGGCCGTGCTTCTCGGCCGTGATGCCATGGGCGAAGACGCCCGCGACGCGGTTCTTCGCGACAACTGGCGCATCCACCGCAACGGGCGCCTGCTTCACGCCGAGGCCACCCGCCTCTCTGGCGCTGGCCCAGAGCGCGACAGCATCGCCCTCCTGGACGGTTGCCGCGCCTTTGCGACCATTGTTCATATCGCGCGGAACGCGGATCGCGCCGAGGGGATCGTCAAGACCCTGCGCGCGGCAATGCCCATCGATCAGGCGATCGCCGCCAGTAGCGTGGCCGAGCGCGTGGTCATACGCGCCATGGCCCCAACCGGCCTTGCCCTCCGCCGCCTGATCGTTCCAATTCTCGTTACGCTGACTGGCGCGGGCGCCCTGCCCCGTCTTTGGCATCTCTAA
- the urtC gene encoding urea ABC transporter permease subunit UrtC — protein MLTQALFRALDKKAIWVIAIFLAVAILVPMANLLIPPGQFGHVPTYLVSLMGKYLSYAILALALDLVWGYCGILSLGHGAFFALGGYAMGMYLMRQIGTRGVYGNPHLPDFMVFLNWKELPWYWLGFDNFWFAMAMVVFVPGLLAFIFGFFAFRSRVTGVYLSIITQAMTFALLLAFFRNDMGFGGNNGLTDFKDILGAPVQAQTTRAALFAATAITLAVSVFICSMIVNSKLGKVMVAVRDAESRTRFIGYRVEYVKLFAFTVSAIMAGIAGALYVPQVGIINPSEFEPGNSIEVVIWTAVGGRGTLIGPIIGAIAVNLGKSWFTTTLPELWLFALGALFIFSTLFLPKGIVGLWAQIRGRRKAPQQPAQPTPAQSADIERGEDPASFAEPPQPKPAE, from the coding sequence ATGCTGACCCAAGCCCTGTTCCGCGCCCTCGACAAGAAGGCCATCTGGGTCATCGCCATCTTCCTGGCCGTCGCCATCCTCGTGCCCATGGCAAACCTGCTGATTCCGCCCGGCCAGTTCGGCCATGTGCCGACCTACCTGGTCTCGCTCATGGGCAAATATCTCAGCTACGCCATCCTGGCGCTGGCGCTCGATCTGGTCTGGGGTTATTGCGGCATTCTTTCGCTGGGCCACGGCGCCTTCTTCGCGCTCGGCGGCTATGCCATGGGCATGTATCTCATGCGCCAGATCGGCACGCGCGGCGTCTATGGTAATCCGCACCTGCCGGATTTCATGGTCTTCCTCAACTGGAAGGAATTGCCCTGGTACTGGCTCGGCTTCGACAATTTCTGGTTCGCCATGGCCATGGTCGTCTTCGTGCCAGGCCTGCTCGCCTTCATCTTTGGCTTCTTCGCCTTCCGCAGCCGCGTCACCGGTGTCTATCTCTCCATCATCACCCAGGCGATGACATTCGCCCTGCTGCTGGCCTTCTTCCGCAACGACATGGGTTTTGGCGGCAATAACGGCCTCACCGATTTCAAGGACATCCTCGGCGCCCCTGTTCAGGCTCAGACGACCCGCGCTGCCCTGTTCGCGGCCACGGCGATCACCCTGGCCGTTTCCGTCTTCATCTGCTCGATGATCGTCAACAGTAAGCTCGGCAAGGTCATGGTCGCGGTGCGAGACGCCGAAAGCCGCACGCGGTTCATCGGCTATCGGGTGGAATATGTAAAACTCTTCGCCTTCACCGTTTCGGCGATCATGGCCGGCATTGCGGGCGCGCTCTATGTTCCGCAGGTGGGCATCATCAATCCGTCCGAATTCGAGCCCGGCAATTCCATCGAGGTGGTCATCTGGACTGCCGTCGGCGGGCGCGGCACCCTGATCGGCCCGATCATCGGCGCCATCGCCGTCAACCTGGGCAAGTCGTGGTTCACCACCACCCTGCCCGAGCTCTGGCTGTTCGCGCTGGGGGCCCTGTTCATCTTCTCCACCCTGTTCCTGCCCAAGGGCATTGTCGGGCTCTGGGCTCAGATCAGGGGGCGCCGCAAGGCGCCGCAACAGCCGGCACAGCCCACGCCGGCGCAATCCGCCGATATCGAACGCGGCGAAGACCCGGCCAGCTTTGCCGAGCCGCCCCAGCCCAAGCCCGCGGAGTAG
- the urtE gene encoding urea ABC transporter ATP-binding subunit UrtE — translation MTTTLSINTIDLHYGAAQALKGISIECQPGRITAVLGRNGVGKSSTLRAVTGINHVSSGGIRFGAEDLKRLPPYKRARMGIGYVPQGREIFPLLTVRENLETGYAGLARSDRNIPDYIFELFPVLKSMLARRGGDLSGGQQQQLAIGRALVTRPKVLVLDEPTEGIQPSIIKDIGRALQFLRDEKGMTILLVEQFLDFCREISDDIYVMDRGEIMHSGPASDLDLPDVRRHLMV, via the coding sequence ATGACCACCACCCTCTCCATCAATACCATCGACCTGCACTATGGCGCCGCACAGGCGCTCAAGGGCATTTCGATTGAGTGCCAGCCCGGCCGGATCACCGCGGTTCTGGGGCGCAATGGCGTCGGCAAGTCGTCCACCCTGCGCGCCGTGACCGGGATCAACCATGTCTCTTCCGGCGGCATCCGGTTTGGCGCCGAGGATCTGAAGCGCCTGCCCCCCTATAAGCGGGCCCGCATGGGCATCGGCTATGTGCCCCAGGGGCGGGAGATTTTCCCGCTGCTGACGGTCAGGGAAAATCTCGAAACCGGCTATGCCGGACTGGCGCGCAGCGACCGGAACATCCCCGACTATATCTTCGAGCTGTTCCCGGTCCTCAAATCCATGCTGGCGCGGCGCGGGGGCGACCTCTCCGGCGGCCAGCAACAGCAATTGGCCATCGGCCGCGCGCTGGTCACGCGCCCCAAAGTGCTGGTTCTGGATGAACCGACGGAGGGCATCCAGCCCTCGATCATCAAGGACATCGGCCGCGCCCTGCAGTTCCTGCGCGACGAAAAGGGCATGACCATCCTGCTTGTTGAACAGTTCCTCGATTTCTGCCGGGAGATTTCGGACGACATCTACGTCATGGACCGCGGCGAAATCATGCATTCGGGACCGGCCAGCGATCTGGACCTGCCCGATGTCCGCCGGCACCTTATGGTCTAA
- the urtB gene encoding urea ABC transporter permease subunit UrtB produces MLTHLLRLALVLLPLFMTPAAIAQDATVDIPAQITAMGEANLRELTEIVSTLAATGDPAVVPALTALGAGDLYLDETTGTVVIQRGSSHLDPVSGETLELGADADLSRIRVNNGLRRDIASALAGMTLMSDNPRTRLTAAQGFLANPDPANIPLLDEAIAEETNPEVLRAMQTARAVTVLRDDDSSIEDRTAAVPLVASGAGRNAITILNSALNSAPEDVQPAIRSAIAGLEQERAVWGALQNVWFGLSLGSVLLLAAIGLAITFGVMGVINMAHGEMVMLGAYTTFIVQLIIRQNFPFLLDYSLLIALPCAFLVTGAIGVGIERGIIRWLYGRPLETLLATWGLSLILQQAVRSLFGPTNQMVIAPTWMSGSFEFYGLSITYGRFWIVIFAAVVFALLLVILNRTPLGLQMRAVTQNRRMASAMGIRTPFVDAMTFGLGSGIAGLAGVALTQIDNISPNLGQNYIIDSFMVVVFGGVGNLWGTLIGAMSLGIANKFLEPYAGAVLGKILILVLIILFIQRRPRGLFALKGRAVEQ; encoded by the coding sequence ATGCTGACTCATCTTCTGCGCCTGGCGCTTGTGCTCCTGCCGTTGTTCATGACCCCCGCTGCCATCGCCCAGGATGCCACCGTGGACATTCCCGCCCAGATCACGGCCATGGGCGAAGCCAATCTGCGCGAATTGACCGAGATCGTCTCGACCCTTGCCGCAACAGGTGACCCCGCCGTGGTGCCCGCCCTGACCGCGCTCGGCGCCGGCGACCTCTACCTCGACGAAACCACCGGCACGGTCGTCATCCAGCGCGGTTCGAGCCACCTCGATCCGGTATCCGGCGAAACGCTCGAACTGGGGGCCGATGCCGACCTCTCGCGCATCCGCGTCAACAACGGGCTGCGGCGCGACATCGCCTCCGCCCTCGCCGGCATGACCCTGATGAGCGACAATCCCCGTACGCGCCTGACCGCCGCGCAGGGTTTCCTCGCCAATCCCGACCCCGCCAATATTCCGCTTCTCGACGAAGCCATTGCCGAAGAAACCAATCCCGAAGTGCTGCGCGCCATGCAGACGGCGCGCGCCGTTACGGTTCTCCGCGACGATGACTCGAGCATCGAGGACCGGACCGCCGCCGTGCCCCTGGTTGCAAGCGGCGCCGGCCGCAATGCCATCACCATTCTCAATTCGGCGCTCAATTCCGCGCCCGAAGACGTCCAGCCCGCCATCCGCTCGGCCATTGCCGGCCTCGAGCAGGAACGCGCCGTCTGGGGGGCTCTCCAAAATGTCTGGTTCGGCCTGTCGCTCGGTTCGGTCCTGCTGCTGGCCGCCATTGGCCTGGCCATCACCTTCGGGGTCATGGGCGTCATCAACATGGCCCATGGCGAGATGGTGATGCTCGGCGCCTACACGACCTTCATCGTCCAGCTGATCATCCGGCAGAACTTCCCCTTCCTGCTCGACTATTCCCTGCTGATCGCCCTGCCCTGCGCCTTCCTGGTCACCGGCGCCATCGGGGTCGGCATCGAGCGCGGCATCATCCGCTGGCTCTATGGCCGGCCGCTCGAAACCCTGCTCGCTACATGGGGCCTGTCGCTCATCCTGCAACAGGCCGTGCGCTCGCTTTTCGGGCCGACCAACCAGATGGTGATTGCGCCGACCTGGATGAGCGGATCCTTCGAATTCTATGGCCTTTCAATCACTTATGGCCGGTTCTGGATCGTTATCTTCGCGGCTGTGGTCTTTGCCCTGCTGCTGGTGATCCTCAACCGTACACCCCTGGGCCTGCAGATGCGGGCCGTCACGCAGAACCGCCGCATGGCGTCCGCCATGGGCATCCGCACTCCATTCGTCGACGCCATGACCTTTGGCCTCGGCTCGGGCATTGCCGGGCTCGCCGGGGTGGCGCTGACCCAGATCGACAATATCTCGCCGAACCTGGGCCAGAACTACATCATCGACAGCTTCATGGTCGTGGTCTTCGGCGGTGTCGGCAATCTCTGGGGCACGCTGATCGGCGCCATGAGCCTGGGCATCGCCAACAAGTTCCTCGAGCCCTATGCCGGCGCCGTCCTGGGCAAGATCCTGATCCTCGTCCTCATCATCCTCTTCATCCAGCGCCGCCCGCGCGGCCTCTTCGCCCTCAAGGGCCGGGCGGTGGAGCAATGA
- a CDS encoding ATP-binding protein, giving the protein MARQRIIPVRRDYNRWVANQTLEDYALRFTAKSARRFSNDRISQTAIGAISFLALEAIGGAITLSYGTTNALIAILVASIAILLVGVPISRYATRHGVDVDLLTRGASFGYIGSTITSLIYASFTFILFAIEASIMSSALELAFGIPLWIGHIISAVIVIPLVTHGIRMISRFQLLTQPFWIVLNILPFFFIAFMDWEKFDLWRAFNGLGQPEGAAGTIAAFEVAKFGAASAVILALMTQIGEQVDFLRFLPAEGAPKWRHKLGIFLAGAGWVVVGAPKLIAGSFLAFLALSAGVSPEHASEPGYMYAVAFGYMIPNEFVALMLMAGFVVISQLKINVMNAYAGSLAWSNFFSRLTHSHPGRVVWLLFNVAIALLLMELGIYRLLEETLGIFSIIAMAWLCTISADLFVNKPLGLAPPGIEFKRAHLYDINPVGVGSMLISATIALMAHFGAFGDMASALAPYIALVICFVASPAIAWATKGRYYLARKPRKAWASKTSLTCSICEHPFEPEDMAWCPAYAAPICSLCCSLDARCHDMCKPHAHFRAQTHAVAATVLPQWAIDKLQTRLGRYGISMGLALAILGAMLGLIYYFAAQSAPHTSDVVGGTLLVVFFVLAVAAGIMTWFLVLAHDSRLVAEEESSRQNTLLLKEIDAHSRTDAELQRAKEKAEAANQAKSRYVVGLSHELRTPLNAVMGYAQILERDANVPDNRKGSVQVIRRSAEHLSGLIDGLLDISRIEAGRLQVYSNEINIQDFLDQIVDMFRLQAEAKGLEFRHVRAKSLPVHVRTDEKRLRQILVNLLSNAIKFTGAGHVRFEVGYRMQVATFTVEDTGSGIGAEDLPHIFEPFVRGEAEKNRFTPGLGLGLTITKLLTETLGGEISVTSEPGQGTRFTARLMLAKVERPAKPAPDTRRVTGYAGERRTIMVVDDNQDHRELMREMLVPLGFTVLTATGGADCLAQRAAQSPDLSFIDIRMPEMNGWELVSALRAHGAVEPIIMLSANIGDGAATPGRDAGHNDALAKPFDLAQVLDRLGTHLGLEWVFEAPMPAAPREKKLLSPGAEHLRELASLGQIGHVRGIDAKLSELAVEPRNLPLVEALRRHMEAFDFDGYAETLERVSHEPD; this is encoded by the coding sequence ATGGCACGACAGCGGATCATTCCGGTCAGAAGAGACTATAATCGCTGGGTCGCCAATCAGACTCTGGAAGACTATGCGCTGCGCTTCACCGCCAAGTCGGCGCGCCGCTTTTCCAATGACCGGATTTCGCAGACGGCCATCGGCGCAATCTCGTTTCTGGCGCTGGAGGCCATTGGCGGGGCGATCACGCTCAGTTACGGCACGACCAATGCGCTGATCGCCATTCTCGTGGCCTCGATCGCCATTCTGTTGGTCGGTGTGCCCATATCGCGCTACGCGACGCGGCACGGGGTGGATGTGGACCTGCTCACCCGCGGCGCGAGCTTTGGCTATATCGGCTCCACGATCACGTCGCTGATCTATGCCAGCTTCACCTTCATCCTTTTCGCCATCGAAGCCTCGATCATGTCGAGTGCGCTCGAACTGGCCTTTGGCATTCCGCTGTGGATCGGCCATATCATATCAGCGGTGATCGTCATCCCGCTGGTGACCCACGGCATTCGCATGATCAGCCGCTTCCAGTTGCTGACCCAGCCATTCTGGATCGTGCTCAACATCCTGCCGTTCTTCTTCATTGCCTTCATGGACTGGGAGAAGTTCGACCTGTGGCGCGCCTTTAACGGGCTGGGACAGCCGGAGGGCGCGGCCGGCACGATTGCGGCTTTCGAGGTCGCAAAATTCGGGGCGGCGTCCGCCGTCATCCTGGCGCTGATGACGCAGATCGGCGAGCAGGTGGACTTCCTGCGCTTCCTGCCGGCCGAGGGCGCGCCAAAGTGGCGGCACAAGCTGGGCATATTCCTGGCCGGGGCCGGGTGGGTGGTGGTCGGCGCACCAAAACTGATCGCCGGATCGTTCCTGGCCTTCCTCGCGCTGTCGGCCGGCGTCTCGCCGGAACATGCTTCCGAGCCCGGCTATATGTATGCAGTGGCTTTCGGCTACATGATCCCCAACGAATTCGTGGCGCTGATGCTGATGGCCGGCTTTGTGGTGATCAGCCAGCTCAAGATCAACGTCATGAACGCCTATGCCGGCTCGCTCGCCTGGTCGAATTTCTTCTCGCGGCTCACCCATAGCCATCCCGGCCGGGTCGTCTGGCTGCTGTTCAACGTCGCGATTGCCCTGTTGCTGATGGAACTGGGCATCTACCGGCTGCTCGAGGAAACGCTGGGCATCTTCTCGATCATTGCCATGGCCTGGCTTTGCACCATCTCGGCAGATCTGTTCGTCAACAAGCCGCTGGGGCTGGCGCCGCCGGGTATCGAGTTCAAGCGGGCCCACCTTTATGACATCAACCCGGTGGGCGTGGGGTCGATGCTGATCTCGGCCACCATTGCCCTGATGGCCCATTTTGGCGCCTTTGGCGACATGGCCTCGGCACTGGCTCCCTATATTGCGCTGGTGATCTGTTTTGTGGCTTCCCCGGCAATCGCCTGGGCGACCAAGGGGCGGTACTATCTGGCCCGCAAGCCGCGCAAGGCATGGGCCAGCAAGACATCCCTGACCTGCTCGATCTGCGAACATCCGTTCGAGCCCGAGGACATGGCCTGGTGCCCGGCCTATGCCGCGCCGATCTGTTCGCTATGCTGCTCGCTGGACGCGCGCTGCCACGACATGTGCAAGCCGCACGCCCATTTCCGCGCCCAGACCCATGCGGTGGCAGCAACGGTGTTGCCGCAATGGGCAATCGACAAATTGCAGACGCGGCTCGGGCGATATGGGATTTCGATGGGACTGGCGCTGGCCATTCTCGGCGCCATGCTGGGGCTGATCTACTATTTCGCCGCGCAATCGGCACCGCATACCAGCGACGTCGTGGGCGGCACATTGCTGGTGGTGTTCTTCGTGCTGGCGGTGGCGGCAGGCATCATGACCTGGTTCCTGGTACTGGCCCATGACAGCCGGCTGGTGGCGGAGGAGGAGAGTTCGCGCCAGAACACGCTGCTGCTCAAGGAAATCGACGCCCACTCGCGCACCGATGCCGAATTGCAGCGCGCCAAGGAAAAGGCGGAGGCCGCTAACCAGGCCAAGAGCCGTTATGTGGTTGGTCTCAGCCACGAACTGCGCACACCGCTCAATGCTGTGATGGGCTATGCCCAGATTCTCGAGCGGGACGCCAATGTGCCGGACAACCGCAAGGGCTCGGTGCAGGTGATCCGGCGCAGCGCCGAGCACCTGTCGGGGTTGATCGATGGGCTGCTCGACATTTCCCGCATCGAAGCGGGGCGGCTGCAGGTCTATTCCAACGAGATCAATATCCAGGATTTCTTGGACCAGATCGTCGACATGTTCCGCCTGCAGGCCGAGGCCAAGGGCCTCGAGTTTCGCCATGTGCGCGCCAAGAGCCTGCCTGTCCATGTCCGTACGGATGAAAAGCGCCTGCGGCAGATTTTGGTGAACCTGTTGTCCAACGCCATCAAGTTTACGGGCGCGGGCCATGTGCGGTTTGAAGTGGGATACCGGATGCAGGTGGCCACCTTCACGGTGGAGGATACGGGCAGCGGCATCGGCGCGGAGGACCTGCCGCACATTTTCGAGCCATTCGTTCGTGGCGAGGCCGAGAAGAACCGGTTCACGCCGGGCCTGGGCCTGGGCCTGACCATCACCAAGCTATTGACCGAAACGCTGGGCGGCGAAATCTCGGTGACCAGCGAACCGGGGCAGGGCACGCGGTTCACGGCCCGCCTGATGCTGGCCAAGGTGGAGCGCCCCGCCAAGCCGGCGCCCGATACGCGCCGCGTGACCGGCTATGCGGGCGAGCGCCGGACGATCATGGTTGTCGACGACAATCAGGATCATCGCGAGCTGATGCGCGAAATGCTGGTGCCGCTCGGCTTTACGGTGCTGACGGCGACCGGCGGGGCCGATTGCCTGGCCCAGCGCGCGGCCCAATCACCGGACCTCAGCTTCATCGATATCCGTATGCCGGAAATGAATGGATGGGAGCTGGTTTCGGCCCTGCGCGCGCATGGAGCGGTCGAACCGATCATCATGCTGTCGGCCAATATCGGGGATGGCGCGGCAACGCCGGGCCGCGACGCGGGGCATAACGACGCCTTGGCGAAACCGTTCGACCTGGCGCAGGTGCTGGACCGGCTGGGGACACACCTCGGGCTCGAATGGGTGTTCGAAGCCCCCATGCCCGCCGCGCCGCGCGAGAAAAAGCTGCTGTCGCCCGGAGCAGAGCACTTGCGGGAACTGGCCAGTCTGGGGCAAATCGGGCATGTCCGCGGCATAGACGCCAAGTTGAGCGAACTGGCTGTCGAGCCGCGCAACCTGCCGCTGGTGGAGGCGCTGCGCCGCCACATGGAGGCCTTCGATTTCGACGGCTATGCCGAAACGCTGGAACGGGTGAGCCATGAGCCGGATTGA
- a CDS encoding DNA-binding response regulator produces the protein MSRIEKEQDIVLLVDDSPESLGFLTSALELAGVTVLVARSGDAALAIAQRVTPDVMLMDAIMPGLDGFETARRLKAMAPLVHVPIIFMTGLTETEHIVHALESGGVDYLSKPINVDELRARIRVHLANARRAQSARIALDAAGRHLTAFAADGGVLWSTPQATRLLEKAGIDGDGQAEMSRAFAAWKLDAGTVASPGTAFELAIAGAAPLTFAFLGIVGGDEYLFRLAAAQAEGEEDSLRQHFGLTQRESEVLLWIARGKSNRDIGDILGLSPRTVNKHLEQVYTKLGVENRASAAIKAIQALQVTFEL, from the coding sequence ATGAGCCGGATTGAGAAGGAGCAGGATATTGTCCTTCTGGTCGACGATTCCCCGGAATCGCTTGGGTTCCTGACCAGTGCTCTAGAACTGGCCGGGGTCACCGTCCTGGTGGCGCGCAGTGGCGATGCGGCCCTCGCCATTGCCCAGCGGGTAACGCCGGACGTGATGCTGATGGATGCGATCATGCCCGGGCTCGACGGTTTTGAGACAGCGCGGCGGCTCAAGGCCATGGCGCCGCTGGTGCATGTGCCGATCATCTTCATGACTGGCCTGACCGAGACCGAGCACATCGTCCATGCGCTGGAAAGCGGCGGCGTGGACTATCTCAGCAAGCCGATCAATGTGGACGAACTGCGCGCCCGCATCCGCGTTCACCTTGCCAATGCCCGGCGCGCGCAGAGTGCCCGCATCGCCCTGGACGCCGCCGGACGCCACCTGACGGCCTTTGCCGCCGATGGGGGCGTGTTGTGGTCGACACCGCAGGCGACGCGGTTGCTGGAGAAGGCGGGGATCGATGGCGACGGGCAGGCGGAAATGTCCCGGGCCTTTGCGGCCTGGAAGCTGGACGCCGGTACAGTGGCTTCACCCGGAACCGCGTTCGAGCTGGCGATTGCCGGCGCGGCGCCGCTGACCTTCGCATTCTTGGGCATTGTGGGGGGCGACGAATATCTCTTCCGCCTTGCTGCGGCACAGGCGGAAGGCGAAGAGGACAGCCTGCGCCAGCATTTCGGGCTGACGCAGCGCGAGAGCGAGGTGCTGTTGTGGATCGCCCGGGGCAAGTCGAACCGCGATATCGGCGATATTCTCGGGCTCAGCCCGCGCACGGTGAACAAGCATCTCGAACAGGTCTATACCAAGCTCGGTGTCGAGAACCGGGCCTCGGCGGCCATCAAGGCCATCCAGGCGCTGCAGGTGACATTCGAACTCTGA